The Alcaligenes aquatilis genome contains the following window.
TATAGTCAGAAAAGACAGAGGCGCGAACACGCGCATGAGCTGGAACAGGACCGTGATCATGATTGTGCTGCCGATGAATCCCCAAGCTGTAGCCAGGCGTACCAGACGGACAGCGGCGCACAGATCAGAATAACGGGGATCAGGCTCCATTCCATGACGAAAATGCCGAGAAAAACCGCCAACATGATCGCAATTGGCACAATTCCGGTAGCTGCGCTGCGCGCCGAGCGTACGCCCATTTCAAGCGACAGACCGATGGCGGCTGCGGCAATCCCGGCCATGGCCTGAGGCACCAGGGTAGAGCCTGTCAGTTGTTCTAGACCAATCAGCATGAAAATGGCCAGGAGCAGCGGGGGAAGCACCATGCCCAGCGTGGCAAGCAAAGCTCCAGGTCCGGCCAGCAGACGGTAACCAATCCAGATAGAGAGATTCACCACATTGATGCCGGGTAGTGCCTGGGATAGGGCCAGACCGCTCAGAAAGTCTGCCTGGTTCATCAGGCGTCGCTGGACGACAAACTCGCGCATTAGCCAGCCACTCAAGCCCCCGCCAAAGCTGGTCAGGCCAATTCGGGCAAAGATCAGAAACAGAGCGCTTAAGGATAAAGGGGGAGCTTCTTGAGACCGGGTCATAGGGCAATGAAGGCGGATAGGGCTCGTCAAAAGTGGAAGTTTGAGCATTCTGGCATACAAATTAAGCCGTTTTTGCCCTCTTGTGGGCTCGGGTAGGGGGCTGATCCTCCTTGCCAAAGGTGCTGCGGTGCCTTTATCAGTAAGAGCATGGCTGCTGGGCAGGGATGGCTCCAAGCTCTTGCCATCCCCAAGTGTTCCTTATTTGTTTGAAATATTTAAAGAAAAAAATTAATTAAAGTAAATCAAAAAATTAAATAAAAATGAATTGAAATAAATAAGAAAAGAATTAAATAAACAACTTGAAACCATGTGTGGTGCCAGCTTGGTAGGGTATGAAGCAATTGCTGGTAATGAAGGGGGAAATAGGCTTTTTATGGGTTCAATCTATTGAAATAAAAGACATTGAAACGACCGTTTGAATTTTATGCAAAGAAATCTAAGTGAATGGACAGGCCGGCCAGGATCAGAACATGGACCGTTTTATGAAAACGGATTTGATCTATGCTCATCTTTGATTGAAAATAAAAAAGACTTTATGGTCTTAAAGCCGGTTGTGCGTGTACGATTATTCGATTGCCGCGCATCGTAGAGCGTCCGTTTGGGGCCTTATGCTGCGTGGGGTTTCAGTTTCCTGGAGACAAACCTATGACATCTAGTTCAGCCAGTGCAGTGACGGGCAGTGCCCGTACCTTGCGTCGGGTCGCCGTGTGCGGTGCCGGCGTCATGGGCGCGCAAATTGCCGCTCATTGCGTCAATGCAGGCATACCAGTAGTTCTGTTTGATCTGCCCGCCCGCGAGGGTCCAAAAAATGGCATTGCCATTCGTGCCATTGCCAATCTGCGCAAAATGAATCCCGCTCCTTTAGGTACGCCAGACTTGGCCGACCTGATCGAACCCGCCAACTACGAAGACAATCTGGATCGTCTGGCCGATTGCGATCTGGTGATCGAAGCCATTGCCGAGCGTCTGGACTGGAAGCAGGATTTGTATCGCAAGATCGGGCCAGCACTGAACCCTAATGCCATCATTGCCAGCAACACGTCCGGTTTGTCCATCACGTCCTTGGCGGACGTTCTGCCTGAAGCGCTGCGCCCACGTTTTTGCGGCGTGCACTTTTTCAACCCACCGCGCTACATGAGCCTGGTGGAGCTGATCCCCACGAAATACACCCAGCCCGAGCTGCTGGATGTTCTGGAAACTTTCCTGGTATCGCAGTTGGGCAAGGGCGTGGTTCGCGCAAAAGACACCCCCAACTTTATCGGTAACCGTATTGGTGTTTTTGGCATTCTGTCCGTGTTCGAGCAGGCTCGCCGTTTCTCCCTGACCTACGAGCAGGTTGATGAATTGACGGGCACACGCCTGGGCCGCGCCAAATCGGGTACTTACCGTACCGCCGACGTCGTTGGTCTGGATACGCTGGCACACGTGATCCGCACCATGCAGGATCAACTGCCCGATGACAGCTTCAAAGCACACTTTGGCCTGCCGCCAGAAGTGCAGGGCCTGATTGATGCGGGCGCCTTGGGTCAAAAGACCGGCGCCGGTTTCTTCCGCAAGAAGGGTCGCGAGATTCAGCGTTTCGATGCCCAGCAGCGTGATTACGTGGCCGCTGACCAGAAAATTGATCCCGATGTGGCCGCCATTTTGGCCGTACGTGACCCGGCTGAGCGCCTGCGTCAGCTGCGCGAGTCCGACAAGCCTCAGGCTCAATTCGTGTGGGCGGTGCTGCGTGATACCTTCCACTACAGCGCCATTCATCTGCAAGACATTGCCGACAACGCACGTCAGCTGGATCTGGCCTTGAAATGGGGCTTTGGCCACAAGCAAGGCCCGTTCGAGATCTGGCAGGCTGCCGGATGGTGTCAGGTGGCCGAGTGGATCAACCAGGACATTCAAGAGGGCAAGACGCTGAGCAGCCAGGCGCTGCCAGACTGGGCGACTCGTGGTCCTGTGTGGGAAGCGCAAGGTGTACACACCGCCGCTGGCTCCTGGAATCCTTCGCAAAGCCGTTTTGAAGGCCGTAGTCATCTGCCTGTTTACCAGCGTCATATTGGCACACCTTTGCTGGTTGGCGAGGTCGAATCTCTGGAAACCACCACCGTTTTTGAAGATGAGTCGGTGCGTTGCTGGACACTGCCCGCGCCGCACCCACAAGATGTGCTGATCGTGTCCTTCAAGACCAAGATGCACACGCTAAGCCCCGGTGTGGTCAATGGCATGTTCAAGGCCATTGAATTGGCCGAAGCTTCGTATCAGGCGCTGGTGGTGGCCCAGGAGGGTGATCCATTCTCCGCAGGCGCGGACCTGAAAGCCATTTTGCCTGTGTTCGAGAAAGAAGGTGTGGCCGGCGTTGAGCCTGTGGAACGTGCCATGCAGGACATGGTTTTGCGTATCCGTTACGCCCAAGTGCCGGTGGTGGCTGCTGTGGCCGGTCTGGCACTGGGTGGCGGTTGCGAACTGGCTGTGCATTGCGCGCACCGCGTCGCTCACTTCGAGTCCTACATTGGTCTGGTTGAAGTGGGTGTGGGTCTGGTTCCAGGCGCAGGTGGTCTGGCTTACTCGGCTCGTCGCTCTGCTGAACTGCAAGCCATGGGTGCACCCGATGCCCCGCTGCTGGCCTACCTGAAGCGTTTTGCTCTGGCTATCGCCAGCGCCCAGGTGTCGCGCTCCGCTCTGGACGCCCGTCAGCTTGGTTTCCTGAAAGAGTCTGACACCATCGTCATGAACCGCCAGGAACTGGTTTACGTGGCCGTACGTCAGGCACAGGCTCTGGCCAGCGCTGGTTGGCGTGCGCCATTGCCACGTCGCTTCCCGGTTGCCGGTCGCGATGGCATCGCCACGCTGAAAGCACAGTTGGTGAACATGAAAGAAGGTGGTTTCATCTCGGAATATGACTTCCATATTGCCGAGAAAGTCGTAACCGTGATCTGCGGGGGCGATGTGGATCCCGGCTCGCTGGTGGATGAAGCCTGGATGATGGCGCAAGAGCGGCAGGCTTTCCTGGAGCTGCTCAATTCCCCCAAGACCCAGGAACGTATCACTGGGATGTTGAGCACTGGCAAGCCAGTGCGTAACTAGAGCGGATCAAGGAGTAGACATGACTGTACAACAAGCTTATATCGTCGCTGCCAAGCGGACGCCCATCGGAAAAGCGCCTCGTGGTGTGTTTTCGTCCTACCGCCCTGACGAGTTGCTGGCTGAGGCCATTCGCGGCATGCTGGCCGATGTTCCCAAACTGGACCCTGCAGCTATTGAAGAGGTGGTAGCCGGTTGCGCTCTGCCAGAAGGCCCGCAAGGCTTTAACGTTGCGCGTATTTCTGCCCTGCTGGCAGGCCTGCCGCACACCGTGGCCGGGATGACCGTCAACCGATTCTGCGCCTCGGGCTTGAGCGCCATTGCGATTGCTGCCGACCGTATCCGTACGGGCCAGGCGGACATCATCGTGGCGTCGGGTGTGGAGTCCATGAGCCAGGTGCCGGTGATGGGTGTAAACACCTCGTTCAGCCCCGAGATTTTTACCTCGGATGAGAACTACGGTATTGCCTACGGCATGGGTCTGACTGCCGAAGAAGTGGCGCGTCAGTGGAAAGTGTCCCGTGAGGATCAGGACGCATTTGCCTTGGCGTCGCACCAGAAAGCCGTCAAGGCGTGGGAGTCCGGCGAGTTCACGGGCGAAGTTCTGCCTGTGACGGTCACACGCCGTCAGCCGAACCTGAGCACTCAGGAAATCTCCGTCAAGACCCAAGTGGTTGATCGTGACGAAGGTCCACGTCCTGATACCAGCCTGGAAGTGCTGGGCAAACTGCGTCCCGTGTTTGCTGCGCGTGGCTCGGTCACGGCTGGCAACAGCTCGCAGACCTCAGATGGGGCAGGCGCCTTGTTGGTTGTTTCCGAGCGTGCCTTGCGTGAGCACAACCTGACGCCGCTGGCCCGTTTCGTGACCTTCTCGGTCCGTGGTGTGCCGCCGCAGATTATGGGTATCGGCCCTAAAGAAGCTGTGCCTCATGCGCTGGCCTTGGCTGGCCTGAAGCAAGACCAGATGGACTGGATCGAGCTGAACGAAGCCTTTGCTGCTCAATCTCTGGCGGTGATCCGTGATCTGGGCCTGGACCCCGAGCGCGTTAATCCGCTGGGCGGTGCTATTGCCATGGGCCACCCTCTGGGTGCAACGGGTGCCATGCGTGCCGCGACCGTGGTTCATGCCTTGCAGCGTCGTCAGTTGAAATACGGCATGCTCACCATGTGTATCGGTACTGGCATGGGAGCCGCCGGGATTTTCGAGCGAACATAATTTCCGATCTGCTGCTGTTTCTATCGTTGCTGGACAAAGCCGCCTTCGGGCGGCTTTTTATTGGGCTGTCCCCTGTGTGAGTGGCTAATGGATTGATACTATTAAGATTGTTTTCTTAAAACCCGCTGTGTGATCGATATACTGATTCAGGACATACGCATCCCTACGGAGGTTCGACATTGAAAACGCACACTGATCCCGTTAAATATGACGCCGTAGACTGGCATGTTGGGGGAGATTATCCCGCCGATCTGGGTCCGCAAGGCGGCCGTACACACATAGGTATGTATTTGGCCTGGTTGGTGGAAAAAGACCTGTTGGCGAGTGCTTTCGTAGATCGCTACCCTAATGAGGTTCGCCAGTGCCGTGATCACATGCTCAAAGGCTCGCAACTGCTGCAAGAGTGTTGCGATGATGTGCTGGTCAGCGAGTACTTGTCCGAGCAGGGTAAGGCTTTCAGTGATTTTTATTACGACGAGCTGTTTCTGGACGATTACGTGGATACGCTGGACGACGCGGCCTTGCCATCGATTTATCACGTGCCCGACGATTGGAACAGCTATGAAACCTTGCGCCTGGTGCTGGAGCAACGTTACCAGCATTGGCGGCAGGAGCAGGGGCTGGACGGCTAGTCTTGCTTATCTGTTTCCATCATTGCGGCCCACATGTAGAGCTGGGTGCGCAAGGCGGCGTAGCTGACCTACGCTGCCTTGCGTTTGCCGATCAGTCCTGTGGCCAGCAAGGTGCCAAATAGTACGGTGCTCATGCCGATCAGCATCTGCGCGGTCAGCGCTTCGTCCAAGAGCAAGGCACCCCACAGCACCCCAAACGGCGGCACCAGAAAGGTCACCGTAATGGTTTTGGAGGGGCCGACATTGGACAGCAGGCGGTAAAAAATCAGGTAGGCGACCGCTGTACACAGCAAGGATAAGGACAGCGCAGCGCCCCAGGCATGCAGACCCGGAAACTGTGCGGGCCACCAGTAAATAGCCGCTGGCAACAGCACCAATGTTGCGCTGACCATGCTGCCTGCGGCGACGGCCTGTGGCTGTACACCACGCAGGTAGCGGGCGGTAAAGTTGGCGGCAATACCGTAGAACACGGTAGCCAGCAAAGAAGCCAGTACGGCCCAGCCCTCGGCGCCTTTATTGAAGCTAAGTTTGTCGTACACCAGAATCAGAATTCCCAGAAAACCCAGACAAAGCCCCAAAATGCGGCTGGGTGTCAGGCGCTCTTTCAGCCAGACTCGGGCGACAAGCGCACCAAACAAGGGAGCCATGGCGTTCAAGACGGCCAGCAGCCCCGATTCCAGCCGCAAGGCGGCAAAGGCATATAAGGAAAAGGGGACGGCGGCATTCAGAATACCCAGTGCAAAGATGGGTTTCCAGTTCGCCAGAAAGGAGGGTAAACGTCCGGTGACGGTGATGTAGCTCATCAAGGCCAAGGCGCTGAAACCGACACGCACGGCGGTCAGCGGGAAGGGACCAAAGTCGGGGACAGCTTGCAGCGTAAATAAAAACGAACCGCCCCAGATGGCGGCCAGCAGGAATAAATCGCGTAAGTCTTTTGGGGACATGAGAATGGGGGGCGGTGGTGGCGGTCCACATGGGCCGCATAACAGGGCAGATTGTAATCCCCTGGCCGCGACCGGGACACTGATATGGGTGTGGCGGCAGGAGGCCTGAAACCTCTGGGCGCTTTAGGCAGACAGCTCTTTGTCCAGTGCGCGTTTCAGTACGCTAAAGACGCGTTTGTCCGTGCATTGTGCGGCGTTGAAACGCAGGAACTGCTTGGCATCAGGAGCTTGGCTAAACACAGGGCCTGGGGCCAGTACCACTCCCTGCGGCAGGCACGCACGGGCCAGACTCAAGGCGTCATGTCCAGCGGGCAGCCGTGACCATAGAAACATGCCCTCGCGGGGGTGC
Protein-coding sequences here:
- a CDS encoding chromate transporter — encoded protein: MTRSQEAPPLSLSALFLIFARIGLTSFGGGLSGWLMREFVVQRRLMNQADFLSGLALSQALPGINVVNLSIWIGYRLLAGPGALLATLGMVLPPLLLAIFMLIGLEQLTGSTLVPQAMAGIAAAAIGLSLEMGVRSARSAATGIVPIAIMLAVFLGIFVMEWSLIPVILICAPLSVWYAWLQLGDSSAAQS
- a CDS encoding 3-hydroxyacyl-CoA dehydrogenase/enoyl-CoA hydratase family protein gives rise to the protein MGAQIAAHCVNAGIPVVLFDLPAREGPKNGIAIRAIANLRKMNPAPLGTPDLADLIEPANYEDNLDRLADCDLVIEAIAERLDWKQDLYRKIGPALNPNAIIASNTSGLSITSLADVLPEALRPRFCGVHFFNPPRYMSLVELIPTKYTQPELLDVLETFLVSQLGKGVVRAKDTPNFIGNRIGVFGILSVFEQARRFSLTYEQVDELTGTRLGRAKSGTYRTADVVGLDTLAHVIRTMQDQLPDDSFKAHFGLPPEVQGLIDAGALGQKTGAGFFRKKGREIQRFDAQQRDYVAADQKIDPDVAAILAVRDPAERLRQLRESDKPQAQFVWAVLRDTFHYSAIHLQDIADNARQLDLALKWGFGHKQGPFEIWQAAGWCQVAEWINQDIQEGKTLSSQALPDWATRGPVWEAQGVHTAAGSWNPSQSRFEGRSHLPVYQRHIGTPLLVGEVESLETTTVFEDESVRCWTLPAPHPQDVLIVSFKTKMHTLSPGVVNGMFKAIELAEASYQALVVAQEGDPFSAGADLKAILPVFEKEGVAGVEPVERAMQDMVLRIRYAQVPVVAAVAGLALGGGCELAVHCAHRVAHFESYIGLVEVGVGLVPGAGGLAYSARRSAELQAMGAPDAPLLAYLKRFALAIASAQVSRSALDARQLGFLKESDTIVMNRQELVYVAVRQAQALASAGWRAPLPRRFPVAGRDGIATLKAQLVNMKEGGFISEYDFHIAEKVVTVICGGDVDPGSLVDEAWMMAQERQAFLELLNSPKTQERITGMLSTGKPVRN
- a CDS encoding acetyl-CoA C-acyltransferase; its protein translation is MTVQQAYIVAAKRTPIGKAPRGVFSSYRPDELLAEAIRGMLADVPKLDPAAIEEVVAGCALPEGPQGFNVARISALLAGLPHTVAGMTVNRFCASGLSAIAIAADRIRTGQADIIVASGVESMSQVPVMGVNTSFSPEIFTSDENYGIAYGMGLTAEEVARQWKVSREDQDAFALASHQKAVKAWESGEFTGEVLPVTVTRRQPNLSTQEISVKTQVVDRDEGPRPDTSLEVLGKLRPVFAARGSVTAGNSSQTSDGAGALLVVSERALREHNLTPLARFVTFSVRGVPPQIMGIGPKEAVPHALALAGLKQDQMDWIELNEAFAAQSLAVIRDLGLDPERVNPLGGAIAMGHPLGATGAMRAATVVHALQRRQLKYGMLTMCIGTGMGAAGIFERT
- a CDS encoding DMT family transporter encodes the protein MSPKDLRDLFLLAAIWGGSFLFTLQAVPDFGPFPLTAVRVGFSALALMSYITVTGRLPSFLANWKPIFALGILNAAVPFSLYAFAALRLESGLLAVLNAMAPLFGALVARVWLKERLTPSRILGLCLGFLGILILVYDKLSFNKGAEGWAVLASLLATVFYGIAANFTARYLRGVQPQAVAAGSMVSATLVLLPAAIYWWPAQFPGLHAWGAALSLSLLCTAVAYLIFYRLLSNVGPSKTITVTFLVPPFGVLWGALLLDEALTAQMLIGMSTVLFGTLLATGLIGKRKAA